Below is a genomic region from Apteryx mantelli isolate bAptMan1 chromosome 22, bAptMan1.hap1, whole genome shotgun sequence.
ttattttaaggaaaaatatttttagaatattttaaaagttgggcTGGCCTAATGTATTATTTCCTAGACTTACAAGCTTGTTCAATCCAGAGGAGCAAGCTCCTGAAGAATCAGAGGAAGTTTCGGTGCTCTTTCCTTCTTCATAAGCTGTAGTGAATGTCCTGGATACTGCAGAGGAAATCTCTTGAGAAACCCAAGAGGAAGTATCCAAAGCTATTTCATGAGAGTGTCTGTATTTCTCAATGGCTACTGGAAGTTTTTCctctagaattaaaaaaagatggcaaagctggaaaattatttttggatttttttttaaatatcttggtCATATTTGAATAGAAGCATAAAAAGTTCTGTATACCAGCTAATTTGAACAAGAAACTAAAGAAATTATTGTCTGTAAGTGATCTCTTAGCAGATTTCTGCCTGGGATTTCCATCTCAGACACTAATGGCCCAAGACTTTGCCAATTTAAAAGTTTTTAATACTCTATTGCACAAAGTTAATTAAAGTGCAAAGCACAAGGTAATTCATTACCCCTAAACAACACTTAACAAATTCAACAATGCTGAGATCACTTTAGCAGCACTGACAATGTACTATGTGCTTGTCtggctttaaaatgcaaaaaccctaCATTTATCACTCCATACCAGTTTCAAATTCTAAGACAATTTATGATTTCTGAAGGCTACCATAAGCATCAATTCTCAAGTAACTATTTTTCAGAGACCTTTCAGATACTGGCTTTTTCAGCTGTCTGTCTATAAATTCTCCTTTAGTTCTACATATCAGATTCCTTTGATTAAACAGGCTTTTAGCTACAAAGGTGCAACTACCACAGCCAAAGCAAAGATTTCAAACCACAAGCATACCATTTCTTATGATTACTTATTCCAAGCCTGGCGTTATTGCATTGGTACTACATGAAGGGAGTTTCCATGATTCACACCAACCAATTTGACATTAGCAAGTGCTGGCAGAGAAACCTGACTCCCGGCATAGAAAGGTTCAGTCAGTCACTgattcttccttccctcccctccgcaGTTACCTGAGCTGAGCGGAGTGCTGACACTCGTCGGTGCATGACTCGCTCGGGGGGTTTTACAGTTTATATCCTTAGAGTAGCTCTCTTGCTCACAGGAAATACTTGACAAATCCTGAATATCTGTCAGTGATCTAAAGAATTGAAAGATACTCTGACAGTTAGAATATCCACTTCTTATGCTTTTGAATTACTAAATTCTGCTCTTTTCAGGTTCTTTAAATTTCACTTTGTTCAGTCTTGGCTAGCTTTTCAGAAGGCAGTTAGACATTCCCTTTGACAACTTCTCGCAGAATTTCTGGAAGGCTAAAGAACACCATCTTCCATGATCTTGCAGAGACAGAAGAAGTTAATTAACAGCTTTCCCTTCCTTTATGGAACTTCTTCCCTTTAATAATTCTTTTATAAGAAGAAACTCAGTAAATTGCCTCCAAAAAGGGCAAGAGCTTCAAATGTGAACCAGCAGGTACAAAACTATTTCCAAAGCCATAGGAAAATCCCAAGACTTAATGAAAATTAAAGATCTGTTAAGCTAAGACTAACTAAGTCTTAGGAGCCTTTAAAAGAATTACACAGGTAAAAGTGAAACTGCTAAATATCTGCACAGGCAGTGATGTCTACTCAAACTACAAATGTTTTTAAGCAGGTGCAGAACTGAGAAATTAAGAAATCTAACATCTATTGCAGATATACCCTTGTTTACATTTTTCTCATGTAATGATCAGATGTTGACTGTTACCAAATCAGTAATTTATATTCGAATCCCAGCTACCTGTAAAAAGAAACTAACTTTACTAGTTAAGTCACAAACCTATTTTGCTAATTGTTCCTAAGAATCACAATCACCAGCCTATTTTTGTAATAATATTTATGTAACTACACACTAGCAATTTGCTCTTTaacataatttaatttattttgtgtaCTTTACACAGAAGAAACAAGGAATACTCGCACTTAAGCGTGAAGAGGTACACCCAAATTATACTAAGTTAATTGCTtatgaatatgaaaatatttcaagtaagCTAAGATACATGACTGCTCTTTTATATCAATCTCCCTACttatgaaaaaatattatttcaatacTTTAAATAGTATTCTGTCTCTCTGTTTTGGTCTGTCATATGTTCTCATTTTACATGAACAGAAAACTTCTGGAATGATAACAAGCCAACTTGCTGCAGTTTCAGTAGGAAACAGTCTGCGGCCTTACATATCCTTCTCTCTGGATTCTTTCTGCGGCTCCCTTAGTATCACCTCTTGTGCTGCTTCACCACTGGAatgaggaaggggggaaaaaactaaTATTAATTGATCTCCTTGGAAaactatgaaaataaatttttaaagagaaaagatacTAAATACATTTAAAGCACTACCTTCTCTCTGGGATAGACTGAAGCTCCTAAAAACTTTTTGCTTAAAGCCTTAGAAGACAGGGAGAAGGAGAGCTAGATGAAAATGTAGTTTTAAGCACATTACGGACTTGTATCCAATACAGAGAACGCTTCTAACCGACAtcagcagtttccaaagaaaactaactgaaagttaaataaaaatcTGTGAATACACATCACTACATTGTTTTATCATCCTTTGACTAGTCTGCACCGTAAGCTATTGTCTCTCAAACAATCACAACATTCTTCAAGGTCAAGGAGGGATTCAAAGATGATTACTGCTAGATGGTCAGACAATAACAGTACTCTGTCCTGCTGCCAAAAGCTCAATTCTTAAGGAAGGGGAGGAAACAGAAACATCACCCTTTACCATAAGACCAAGCATTTACACTTGCTACCTACCTTTGGTACTGGTAACTCAGTCCCTCTAGAGGAGGGGAGAGAATACAAACACTGACAGTAAATACAGTTCTTACTCCCATACTCTGGAGAAATTCAGCAACTGCTAATTGCAGGGGAACATAAAGATGAGCTAAGGGGAGCCCTTAAGAAGCCTGAAAACTACTGCTGAAAGATCTTCTGTATCTCTTTAAGGGAAACATACCTCTTACAGCATGGGGTGGCGATCCTGGCTGACATCTCTAGGTATTAGACAATACAAAATTCACAGAAATACTGGACATAACCCTCATGTTTGACAGATAATGAGACTGCAAGTATCCAAGCTTGGGATAATATCATCTGTAGGCAAGCTGCACTGAACATACTTGCATCAGTCTTCCCATGGCACGGGAAAGGCATGATCTTCATGCCACCTGAGCTCCAATACCAAAGTACATCAAAATCTAAAACCGATGACAGAAGTCCTAATCTGAATTATCTTTGCTCTATTTAAGACTGTTGTATATAAGTGTAAAAGGAATTGAATATACACAACTTATTTTTTCTATTTCCCTCATTAGGCAGACAAAAAGATACTAAACAGTAAAAGACAAAGCCCCATGAGACTTGTGAAAgtccttttaatattttcttgcCAAGAAAATATTATACATAGTTCATTAAAAAACACCACTGGCATCTTATTTGAATATTAGATATATGAGCAGAATTAATAGAGAGCATACTTTATAACCTAATTTATGCTCGAACTAGCAATGAAAATAATAGTCTTTCTACCTGGCTACAGGCATATGGCTAAGTTGATTCACTCCTAATGCGTTACTGCCAGAATTCtgcgctgctgtgctgcagagtaatatttttcctcctgaatacaaATAACAAATGTTCCCTTGTTATTGGGTTTTGCAAGTACAAAAGAAAATGACACAACTCATTGAACAGGAAATTACaactttattgtattttttaGCTCTTGTGACCTTTGTTGTTGTCAAGagacaaacacatttttaaagacaCATTTTCATAAACATACCACAGCTGCTAGATAGTCAACCACTGGAGCATTGGGGAACACTGCAATATTTACAGATTTGAGCTGAGTAAGACAAATAATAGAACAGATGAACAATGCTGATCCTTGCATTATTTGGCACACACATTGTCAGCTCTTACAGTTTTTAAAACTCAAGAGACTTCAAACAATAAGAGTATTAATGTATAAACACAATTCTAATTGTTTCCAGCACCGTAGCAAGTTATATGAAAAGGTTAACTCAGCCCTAGAACGTAAAACAAAGGTTGCAAGCAGGTTtttaactgaaacacagcaagtatATGATCACTGCACTCAACCTAACCACCATGCCTAAATCCCATCTTCCAAAATCCTATGTGCCCTGAACTCTCATTAATGTAATGGGGAGTAAGAGACCAAGGGGCCCAAAAGAATCTAGCTTCAGCTTTCTAACAGGAACGCTGCTGACAAAAATATAAGTGCAACAAAAGACTTGTTCTTGCTGACTCAAAAGGACCCTCAAAAGAAAGAGCACATTTAACAGCAATACCTGATCCAGCATCACCAGATAGCTGTTTCTGTACACAGACTTCTTGAGTATCTTCTAATTTGCCCTCAGGATTTGAggtctgaaggggaaaaaaggaaacaaattcaaTTTCTCATAGGCAAGTTGTGAAGTGTGGGACAATTCCTATAGGATGAAGTTCAAAGTTATCAGAAGGGCGACACATACACTTTTTAAGAGCTGGCCACTGTGAGGAACAACAGCAAACAGCATGGATTGATTTTAATAATCCATACAACTAGTTTCAAGTCTTCCTTAGGAAATGAATAAAGATTGTTTTAAGACTATGGAGTGCTGTGCTGGATAGAACTaggaaggaaaggctgagaataTCAGCAGCCTTAAACTTTCCTCAACCTACAGTAGCGTAATCTTATGGCTCCATAGATTACATGATTTCCTAGTAAACAAACTTGAATTAAGAAAACaggcttctgatttttttttttttaaaggaaaagcattAGAATTTTCTGACTTTTAGATAAATCTTTATTTGTAGATGTTCtttcaaaagagaataaaaattttTGTTCTTCAGTCTTCTGCAGCACTTCTTCAAATCAAATGGGAATGTAATAAAGCCACATTTGGTTTTACTTACTTCCAAAGTTCTTGACATAGATTTCATTCCTGCCTAGGCTGTGATTTTTACCTCTAGTTTTGAGTTTTCTTGAatagtgggaggaaggaaataatCAGGATCAGGAGTCAAAAATTCTTCAGACACATCAGGAGATGAATCAGGGGAACAGCATAATTCCTTTGAATGCACCTGTGAAAGATGTTATTATTTAAGATGGTTTCTCCACTCCCTATTGAAGAATATGCATTTTAGTCCATAATGTTAAACACTACATCAAGCTGAAACAATATTTAATTTGACCACTCTGTTTCAGTCCTGGTTCCTGCTGCTTAGATTACCCTCACAGTTTACAGAGgtgagggggtgggggtggagaaGGATTGCTAATCAGATTGCAACTGAAAAGTCAGCACTAGCTAGCTGTCATCACAGTTCACTGTGCAATGTGCAGAGTCTAGGCTAAACTGTTTTATAGATAACTAGCAAAAATGAGATTTCTTGGATTACTATACATACTCTGGAGAGATTCTCGACTTGTTGAGGAATGACCAAATTCTTTTGATGGGCCGTTCCAGACTCTGCTTGCTCATCTTTTGATGGTGACGGGCAACTTCTCCCTAGTATGTCGCAACAGATGCAACTATTACGCAAAGAATAATGTGGACTGAGCGGTCAGAACCACTGAGGGAATATCAGTGAGAGTAAAGACAGCAAAGCTACCTGATCTGTCAGGAACATGCTGCAATAAAGACAGTTAAACACTCACATCATTAATCCAGACATGTGAAGCTTTCCTTGTTCCTTTCTCCATAACTATTATGAGCGTGCTTATCCACTGCAGTGCTACAGAAAAAGCATCTTTGAAGTCTGATTGAAAAAATAAAGGCAGGAAAGCATGTTCCATAGATTTGAAAGCTTTGGGTCTCTAATGCTGATAAGATAATCAATGATGAAGGGTCTCTGAGCTCACTGGACACTACATTCATCtattaaaacataaataataGACTAAGCAAAGTATTATGTTCTTCAGTGACTAACCCATTGACCTGCTTTGGGGGAAGACTCTGGAAAAAAAGATGGCCAATTACTGTAACAAAATCACAGAAGCTAAAATCTAGTGGGAGTGTgagagacaaaatatttttttctgcagcctTACCTCCAAAACTTTTGAATGCAGACTCCAGGTCACTCTCCTCAGATTCAGATCTCCCCTCACTGCCCAGATCCTCAACACTGTCACCTGCCTTCCACCCGCTATCTTTCTGCCAGTCTTGACTTTTTTGGACTCTGACAGTGACATGTTGAAAGGCTTCCTTTATACTCTCAGCTTCACTTTCAGACGTATATTCACTGGGTGGATATGGAGAGATGAGTTCCAGTTGTCCTGAAGCCACTCTTCTGGCCATCTGTTTTACCTCAGctacacaaaaggaaaaaagtcaccTGTCCACACAACAGAATTTGAAATGTCAAACCTTTCCCCGTGTTTCATGGTGTCTGCAGACTTGGAAATGTTAAGGTTACAGCCTGTAGATTTCTTATTGTCAGAAGAGCTAGACACTTCTCTTTTAAAGGAAAGTTCAAAACCTGCATAAGCTGATGCGGACAGGCCTTTACAAGAACAATTTTCATTCGTTTgaattgtttatttttcatgCTGTACTGCCATCCAGTGGTCACTGCTATACTACCCTCTCTGAATTATACGCTGTCCCTCCCTTACATCCTCAGAACAGGGTCAaaattgtggttgtgatgactcCACACCCTGAATGAGCAAGACAGGATCCTACTCATCTTGTTTTCCTCCAAAACAGCCTAATAGATCAGTTAAGGCATCCAGATCTTTAAGTGACAAAATGTTGAGGTTTTAATACACCACCCTGCAAGCAAGGATCACTAACCATAATGTTGATTAACACTGATTTACTTACTCCTCCATTCTGATTGCATCATCCTTCTCTCCTCACTTATTTTGGTACTGTGAATTGCAGGTGTTGATTTGGGACAGCACCTACAATAGATTGTTAGGAAACACATCAAACTTAATTCACAAGTGTATCGTGTTAAGGATTTGCAAGTCAGCAAAACACTAATTTTTTCAGTGTTAATTAAAAGGCTCAGAGCACACATGCTCTAAGAACCCAATGGAATTAACATACTGAACAAAACTAACAGAAGCTTAGAAAGCACAGACACGACTTTAGGTCTATTATGGATTAGCTAGACAAGTGATAATTTAGAATCTAGATTTCAAAGGCTGTCAACTACCTTCAAATGACATATCTAAACACTGATATACACTGAGTGCTATGTAGATTTGCATCATTAGGTCAGTAAGCCAATCAGTGGACACCAAAGATACAACTACAGAGAGCAGGgacaatatttaaaagaaaaacaaacaaaaaaaccactataGCAAACCAGACTAACCAATGTATGGTTTAGCAAGACTTTCCTACACTCGCAGCCCCTAACATCGGGCCTAGTTCTACACCTATGAAAGTCTAAGTATTTCCACTTAGAATTGAATGAAGCTGTGCATAGAGTGGAACCATCCTAACCAGTATCAGTATTATTTTAAACTTCCTTATTAGATTGCTCTCCTCAGGCATTGCCACAGTTCAGGACCAACCTACTTGACACCACCCCTTGAAAACTATGCACGTTTCCACATATATTTACACGTCTAATGatatacatacacataaacaTACATCTCTATATATATTAAAgtcatttaaacattttaaaacaattttaatatAGTGAGACATCATTCATCACACCAGTTTCTACCTCTGCCAATTCTAGCCCTTGGGTGGCGACCACAGAGCTCTGGCAGAAAAGCATGTGGAATCTGTCAGATCACAACTCCTTACCAGTAGCTGCCTTGTCACAGCAGTTATCCTGTCAGCTCTGCAGCTGACGAGTCACAGGGTCCTAATTGGATGGGTGGCTTTTGGCTTACCGAGAAAACATTCAACGTCATCTTTAACCCTGGATGTGTCCACTTTTGACAGTGGCTGTAGTGAGATGAATCTGCTGGAATTCATTCTTTTGTGGATACGATCAGAACTCACCACCTTTCTTCTTCAATTCCACTTGCTGCAGAACGTGAATCACCCCCTTTCTGACACTGCAAGGTGAACTTTTTTTTGCATCTCTGAGATACACGTGGGAGCAATCGCTGAAACGAGTCCAACAAGCCGTGACTCAGCACACGTCAGGCACTCCTGCGGTAATTCTGACGAGAGCTATGAGGCATACTAAGAACCAGACCATGCAAACTGTATTCCCAAGGCTTTATTTCAGTAGCACTGCTCATGCGAAAGGATGACAGCTCCAGGCCTTAACCCAGTAAAAACTCTGCTATGGATTTCTAGCAGGTTTCATACATGTGCAAGACGACTGCCCCAACATGTGGTTCCACAGGGAATGAGTGGATCCAGACAATTCAAGATTATTCCCACAGCAAATATGAATTTCTTTCTTTACCGTTCTCTTTGGGCTAAGCATGTCAACTACTTACATTTCAATAATCAAAACAATCTAGAAGTTATTATGAAGTGATAGCTCTGGCTTCCATAACCAAGTATACAACACCTCCCCCAACACCTTCTTCTGCTTCCTCTTTTCCCCCAGCCCCACCCCCATTTTAGTGCAAGACTTTCTTCCCTACAGAGGCACCGGTCTAATTTAATCTAAGgtctaaaattattttctaaggATCCAGGAAGAACAAGACATATCAATGTACTGTGAGCCAAAAAACCTGCAGATGGAGAAGATACAGCAAGGTCTCcttatgtgttttttctttctttctttctttttttttttaagacaaatttgAACAGTACTTGTTTAATGATGCATTCCTGCATGCAAAATTGTGCACATCAATATGATAATCAGGACACAAAAATCCAAGGCCATTTTTTAAGTATAATTTGAATAGTTTCATGTCATGAACTATCAGTACAACAAGCAGGCATGAAACTGCTCAAAATACTAGTTAGAGCAATCCAGGGCCATAAGTAAAGCTGTAATgtatgtatgaaaaaaaaaaccaaaaaaacaaaaaaaaaccctagttttTTGTGGAAATAAAGGAAGTAACACTATTGCACCATTGAGCTGACTGTTCTCTACTCCATGAACAATGTGTTTGGCATACACATATTTTAAAAGGTAGAAAAGCTATAGATTCTGCCCTTGCTTTTGGACAGCATCCAGAACCATGTCTCTATTCACTACCACAATCCCACTGAAGAACCTAGTAGTGATAAATGCACAGTTGCCCTGCTCAACACTTTACCTCACAATCTAGGTCCATTTGATCATCCAGGCTTTTCACTGTGCTGAAGCTgaatttgtcttcatttttagTCTTACTCCTCTGAGAAAAGCACTTCTGCTTCTCCTTCTGGATTGCCCATGTTCCCTCAGCTGCCTTTGGAATAGCTTGGAAATGGTCGCCACCCAAAACTCCTTGTGCCTGACATGTTATCAGCGGTGCAATATAGTCACTTGATGGTGGACCTATAGCCTTCCATAAAAAAGTATTAACTCTGGAAAATGGGCTATTGGCATTTTGAGGAATATCATCAGATCTGTTCCAGGATCTTTCTAGAAAAACCTGCTTAGAAGTCTGATTCATTTGGACTTCCTGGAGCAGCTTCCTTTGCTTCTCAGCAGTCTCTAATTCGTTTAGTTTCTCCTCTGTTCTGCACAGGGATCCTGATGCCTGCTGCAACATGCTCTGAGCAATCTTTAGATTAAGGACACATTTGCTGATGTGCTGCCCAGTTTGGGATGGACTACTCATTCTTTTCCCAGCATCTCCTCTCACTTGTGATTGCTTGCACGGCTCAGAGGCCTCATTtatcctttcttcctcttctgtagTGTACTCTGTACCTGATTCTGAAAAGCTGCCTTCCTTATCAACTGGCTTTTCCTCACAGTGCATTCCAGGGGATGCAAATAGGTCTCTGAGGGTAGCCTTATCttctttttgctgcctttttttatcCTTCAGATTATAACCTAGCACAGTGCCTCCTTCCAGAAAGTCTTCATGAAATTCTGGGTAATCGACAAagatttcattcatttcaaaGCTACAGAGGCTCTCATCCACATCACTGACACTGCAGGTCACCTGGAGTTCAGAAGCTACATCATGGCTTTTTTCCCATGCAACTGGCTGTAGACTGCTTGGTGTCTCACCATCCACTAAAGCCTCAGACTCCTCAGGAAAACCAGAGTATCTTTGGGCAGGAGAgttacctggaaaaaaaataaataaataaaaataaaaataaaaaatcagctgTTAAGTGTTAAGCTGCTCCTCCAGATGTCCGTTGCTTCACATTGCTTTCACCCATTTAGGAGTCCACACATTTTAGTTCTTACATGAGCAACACTTCATTCCCTCTATTGAAGACAATGTGCCTGCACTTCAATGACTAATTAGATGTACAGTCTTGAGCTTATATTAATAATTAGGGTGCTAGCTAGAATCCAAATCTCATAGCCTTCTGTTTTCAAACTGTGTCACCAAATCTGTAAGCGCTTGCATTTTAATTATTAAGAGTAGACCCTCATGCACTGAGGGACATGCTAAGTGGAGGATACACGACATCTTGCTGAACCGAAACTCACCAATCTCTGTTATCTCTTCTCCTTCCAATCCCAGTGTTCTTTCACGGTAGTTAAAAGCTGATGCTAAACAGATGTTTATGTCAGCCAAGACAGCAGACCTTTGTGCTTTTGGTATTTCATCAGCATGACCAGTTTGAGACTCAGTCAAGTCCTGTAATGCGAGAAATGCTATAAAATACAATTACATTTGACAAAACAATGCCTCCAGCTTCTATTTTAAGGTGATTTGTCTCCATGATCAGAGAAGGATACTCTCAAGTTCAGATTTGACACAAGAAAATCCTTCCACCTAGATTCAAGCAAAATGACCTAAATTTGAATAGACATTAACTCTGATTAACcaaatgctatttaaaaagcacaaaaggcTACAATCCTGGAAGTCACCTTTAAGTCATTCTTCATCAGGTACTGAATATCCTGAAGGTTCATGGAACGGTTCTTCTGCTTAGGTTCTAGCCCTGACTTTACAATATCATAATAGGGTTTCGGAAGTCTGACATCCGCTTCTAAATGCTGTCCCGAACTTACGAGCTGTTTAATAACTGAGTCTTCATGACCATCCCAGGGAAGTGTTTCTACAAGACATGTAACAGACTTTATACATTACAAGCTATATATTAATGCTAATAAAAGTCAGAGACACAGAAGTATTGTCTGGACGTTCCATAATTTACAGCTTCCAGCACTCAGTCCAGTCCAGCTTCTCCTCTCTATCTACAGCCAGCAGTAGATGATTTCAAggaggctgacagaaatctctcTAGTAAACAGCTATGCAATAGCCCACAGTGGATTCTTCACTCTCAACTAGTTGGTAGAGGGTTTAATTTTTAGGATAATTGTTTATCCTCCTTCACTGTCAAAGTAGTCAAAGTCAATATATGTGTCATCACCTGAAGTTCATCTCTAAGTTATCTTAGTGATCAAAAGGATCAAAGTTCTACAGGCTCATTTTGCGCTTTGCAAAGCACTAACTGAATGCTTTGTTGTCCTTGCattaagagaaaagaaacagcGGAAAAAACACTACAGAAAATTGCATCTAATATCTATCCTTAATCCCATCCTTCAGCTTTGCAATTTTGAACTTTTCAATTTCATTTTACAAAAGTTTTCACTAGCTTTTGCCATtgtcattaactttttttttcttttgccttgaaGTTTTCCTCTTCCAGGTTAACTCTATTTGTGTAATCATGGCAAGGTTTTACAGAATCACATAAGGAAATTAAACAGACATTTGGGGGCTGAGAGTCCACACTGAAAACATTCAGCAGACTACCCTAGTGACAAAAGTCTAAATCTACAGATATACCTGTCAAGGCCTCCTGCATTATTGTACAGAAGCTATAAATATCCGACTTGGTTGTGACAGTTTTCTCAAGGATTACTTCAGGAGAGCACCATTTATACAGCTGGATTGGGACAGGAATACGAGTCAGATCACTGTGTTCTCCTCCATCTctgctgtataaaaaaaaaaagttagatattGGGATACAGAAAACACTCAGCTAGAAGTTATGTCTTTTGGAATTAAGCATCTGAGtttgttacattttctttttgtttaaattattccCACTCTCCCCACATTTAGCAAGACAATGAACCTAGAAGGTCCAAAGTAGACCTGCAAAAATCTCTAATATTTTCACAtcaataaatactgtattttggcACTACACAGCAGAGACCTCTGCTGGTGAAAGTAATATCTTTCAAAAATTTACActcaaaaataaatcagaaaaagttaaaaatttCCCAATAACATTTTTACAACCAACCCTTTAAGATCTGGCCAGTGTGCTCAGACCATAGGCAAAAGACAAGAAAGTGCCACCTAGTCTGTCaaatgtttgttttgcagtgcATACTTATGTCTAGAAGCTGACTTCCCCCTTCTCTACAAACagtaattttttaaattcttgCTCATATCACAGTAAACTGTATCTGTCAAAAACATGGTAGCTATAAGTAACAGCCAAGATTAATAAACTGAGTTTGCAAGGATGTTACAAAATGTCTTTGTTCCTTTCAGCACATTTCCATCGGTAAGTTTTTGTTTAAGCCAATTTTACCCTCACTTTACAGTTTAACCAGCCAACTTCTCCCTTTCTAGACCGACTGCATTACAGCAAAGTAGTATTTTgaaaaagtaagaggaaaaaaaaaatggtgtccctcataaaagaaacaaaaatgtactAAAGCCTCCTCTTGTCCCTGGGTATCCTTAACAACCACCAGCTCAGCGAGGTGCGAGAGCCTCAGCCCTTTCAGGATAAGCCTCCCTAAGCACAAGCTCATTACAACAAAAACAGGCTTAAATTGCTTTCTGCCCAGCAACAGAATTAGTGACTCAAAGAGGAATTGCATCTCTGTTCACCAACATCGGGTTCTGTTTCTCCATGATGGTACTTTTATACTCCAGTAAAGAGCTTCTTCTCTAACTAGCTTCTATTCTCAAATACTTACAACTAACATAAAAATTAAGTGCACGAGATTTGCCATGTTACCTGAAGCGAAGTTAATGTACCTGCGCAGAAACGACTGAATTTTTTACTCCTGTTG
It encodes:
- the TEX14 gene encoding inactive serine/threonine-protein kinase TEX14 isoform X4; its protein translation is MAHAVPVPIPCPVQLGSIKNDTLEAELHEYVRQGNYVKVKKLLKKGIFVDAVNSLGQTSLFTAALLGLGKIVDVLLDYGSDPNHRCYDGSTPVHAAAFSGNQWILSKLLDGGGDLRVHDKDGKNPQYWAMSAGKESSAQMLEFIQRCTSHMQAAIQSFPSELLRKVDSSKALICSPSRFGGLVQGNVESPLSRFLKGGANSARNIYSFGFGKFYLTGSRHLGYLASLPIIGEKEVVQADDEPTFAYHVGPYMIMTNLMWGGSRVTVKELSFEPHQNCSKLRLADLLIAEQEYSSKLRHPHLLQLMSVCLSSDLEKTRLVYERVNFGSLYSILHERRSEFPVLRMETILHLLLQINDTLRFLHSRGFIHRSVTSYAIQIVSSGEAKLCNLEYMIESRDGGEHSDLTRIPVPIQLYKWCSPEVILEKTVTTKSDIYSFCTIMQEALTETLPWDGHEDSVIKQLVSSGQHLEADVRLPKPYYDIVKSGLEPKQKNRSMNLQDIQYLMKNDLKDLTESQTGHADEIPKAQRSAVLADINICLASAFNYRERTLGLEGEEITEIGNSPAQRYSGFPEESEALVDGETPSSLQPVAWEKSHDVASELQVTCSVSDVDESLCSFEMNEIFVDYPEFHEDFLEGGTVLGYNLKDKKRQQKEDKATLRDLFASPGMHCEEKPVDKEGSFSESGTEYTTEEEERINEASEPCKQSQVRGDAGKRMSSPSQTGQHISKCVLNLKIAQSMLQQASGSLCRTEEKLNELETAEKQRKLLQEVQMNQTSKQVFLERSWNRSDDIPQNANSPFSRVNTFLWKAIGPPSSDYIAPLITCQAQGVLGGDHFQAIPKAAEGTWAIQKEKQKCFSQRSKTKNEDKFSFSTVKSLDDQMDLDCERLLPRVSQRCKKKFTLQCQKGGDSRSAASGIEEERWCCPKSTPAIHSTKISEERRMMQSEWRTEVKQMARRVASGQLELISPYPPSEYTSESEAESIKEAFQHVTVRVQKSQDWQKDSGWKAGDSVEDLGSEGRSESEESDLESAFKSFGGRSCPSPSKDEQAESGTAHQKNLVIPQQVENLSRVHSKELCCSPDSSPDVSEEFLTPDPDYFLPPTIQENSKLETSNPEGKLEDTQEVCVQKQLSGDAGSGGKILLCSTAAQNSGSNALGVNQLSHMPVASGEAAQEVILREPQKESREKDISLTDIQDLSSISCEQESYSKDINCKTPRASHAPTSVSTPLSSEEKLPVAIEKYRHSHEIALDTSSWVSQEISSAVSRTFTTAYEEGKSTETSSDSSGACSSGLNKLSRLSVIAPSLRSIRKESALSQTSNHFIDELPPPAQELLDGIVSDQIKIEDREAKKETERNEKRDHSLWTEETLNLAEETERAHSTLDDILERMLHTVPEDEENQEQPQVHTPRAANLNDPGDGGMKNGVKECKTRGESREPESCAGSPEDPHHEDQKFRLRRQLSWASPFRVIVLDQSSPPP